TTGCTCATTGTTGCGCCTTCTGACTTGATCGAATCGAGTGCATTGTAAAGGGCGCGTTCAGTCACCGGTTTAGATAGGTAGCCATTTGCGGTATTTTTGAACGCTTTTTTGACCAAGTCAAAATTGTTCTGTGCGCTGAGCATGATAATCTTTACTTTCGGGTCTTTCTTTCTAAAAAGGCGAATACCTTCTATGCCATTAATTTCTGGCAAAGAAACTTCCGAAAAAATAATGTCTGGCGAAACGTTATCATATTCTGCCAAGGCATCCTTTACCGAAGCGTAAATTCCTTTTAAGGAATACTCCGAATACGAGTTAAAATAAGTCTCATAAGATTCATGCGATGTTACATCATTATCAATTACGATAATTTTTAAAATGTTTGATTCCATGGTAGTGGGATTTTTAGCATCCTATTGAAAATCAATAGAACACATGGTTAATTTTGGGGTTTACTATTAATAGATAATCGCTCGGTAAAACGATTTTTTATTCAAATTTTGGCGTAAGCAGGCTCTTTCTCAGTGATTTAAAAATCAAGAGATTTTGTTAACTGCTTTTTATTGTTCGTAATTAAGACCTATGGTTATGACAGTATTCTGCCGGGCCTTAGTTAAAAACTAAAACAGGTATATGCGCTATACGCTGGGTGAATCGTTAAATTTTATTGCTGTAGGTAAGGCTCTAAAATTTAAAATGATTGCTTTGAAATTTTATCTCTATCAGAGGCAGAGATGTTGCACTTTTTTGAAGTGATCAAGTGTGCTTTTCTTGTGGTAATTGTGTAGGTAATGTTGCATGGTTTGTGCGATTTGGGGATTAATAAATAGGTTGCTTTTGGTATGATTATAATCAAACTTAAGCATTATTTGTATCCTACCCACTGTAAGATCGCCCATTTTCGTTAAACGACAGTCAAAGACCCTGGCAGATTGCATTATATCGGTATTTTCATACCAATTATCGATGCTCCGAAATCAAAAAATTAGTTAAAAAGGAGGTGAAAAATGTAAAAATAGTGGTGAAAAACAAAAAAACAGCGGGGCCTCCCCCGCTGTTTATAGCCTAATTTTCTACCAAAAAATCAGGTCCCACTAACCATAAGTTAATATTGTTTAATCTTCATATGTGTTATTCACTACTGCAGAATGATCATCTACTTGCATAATCCATTTCTCATCGTTGTACTTTCCGTTCAGATTAGAAACGTATGCTGTTTTAGCATCTTCTTTAAAGTTATAATCTGCTAAGTATACATAATGTAAACCGTTCTCTTTGTTGTAAAACTGTCTTGCATCAAGACCTTGCTCTTTTAATGTTTCCATAAAGGCATTCAAATACTTTTTGTTTGAATACACATTAGCAATTACATAGTATCCTGATTTTACACCAACTATATCTGATTGGTTTAAAATTTTGATAGGAAGCTTTACGTAATCCTTTATTTCCTTAGCATTTGCATCTTCTTCAACAATTGGCTTAGATGCTGTCTCTGCAACAACTTCAACTGTTTTTTCTTGAATTCTTTCTTGTTTAGAAACACCAGACATTTGAGTTTCATTTACTGCTAAGAAATCTTGTACATCATTAAACCTTGCATCACTATCATTAGCTGTAGTTACATTCTTAGGGGTATCCTTTACGGTATTAGAGGCTAAAGCTGTGTACTCTGGTGGAACTGGCATCACTTCTTCTTCAACATCTGGCTTCATGTTTTCTTTAATTTCTTTCTTCAATACATCTACCAAAGACTTTAAACGCTCTTCAAATGCAGCATCTCTAGCAGCATCTATAGAGTCTTGTCTTATAATCATCTCATCTAAAATTAACCTGTTTTCGTAAGCCATACCGTTAATATCTTCTTCTATTTCTGTAGAAATTGAATTGGTAAAGCCTCTATTTGCAATGGGAGTATTATTTCTTTCGTTGTTCTTTTTGTTCTCTGCTGTCAATCTTAAAATTTGCTCCTCATAGTTTCTTACAATACGGTCTACTTTGGCATCTTCTGAACTATCGGCATACGCATCCATACTAGAGCCATGGTTATCAAAAGTATATGCTAAAGACACCTCGTGGTTCCATCCTAAATCAGCATCATCCGTCATTAAATCTTTTTCTAATAAATAACCTAAAGACATACGCTTGCTTAAGTTAAAACCTAGTCCTAAAGAAAGACCGTAATCATCATCAAAGTTTGTCTGAAACCAACCTAAATTAGGCAAGTCTAATAATACTGATCCTACGTAACCTAGTCCACCATCTTTGTTCTTACCAACTTGTACCATTGGCATTAAACGCGCATTGGCAAAAAGACCTCTGTTAGCCAAAAACTGGTGTGTATACTGTACTGAAGCTTTTACACTCTTAGTACTTAGGTTCGTTAAAAATTCATTGGTTGTTTGGTTATATTTAAAAAGTTCTGTTGCGTAAAGGCCAAAATCAAATCCGCCTAAAGACAAGGTTACCCCTGGTTGAACTGCTACTTTACTCTCTTTTTTGGCATCTGAAATCTTAGTATCCGTTTCAGCTACTACTATTCTATTTTGGTCTAAACCTTCTGTATAATAGGTAATATTCGTACCAAAAGTTAACTTACTCTCATCTCCTAGTTGTACAGCTGTAGCGTAATTGGCATTAAAACCAAATTCTTGAACAACGCCGGACCATTGGCTGTATACACTGATACCCAATGCTGATTTATCATTAAGCTTATTACTGAAGCCCAAAAAGTAGTTCTGGTTGTTATCTTCAAACGTAGCATATTGGTTTCTGTGAAGAATGTTAATATATGACTTGTTCTCTCTTACCAACGAAAATGTTGGGTTGATCAAAAACCTGTTAAAGAACAATTGATTGTGATATGTGCTCTTTGTACTGATCTCAGTCACTGCTTCTTGTCCGTAGTTAGACTGTGTACCAAAAATGGTACATAATAAAAGGAGCAGGAAAATTGTGTTGATATTATTTTTTATGTGGCTCATGGTAGTGATATTATGGGATTATTGAAAACTGTTGGTAATAAAGTGTGCTCTAATTAATTTTGAAATTTGGAACTATTGTGGTAGATGTCCATTATTTCTTAGAACATTTAGATTACCTAAAACTGGGTTATAAACCGGCGACGGTAATCGCCGGTATTATCTTATCCCCCATTTTATTAATCTTCCTCAAATGAATTGGAAGTGTATCTTGCTTTAGAATCTACGTTGAAAGCTTCTAGCGCTCTGTATTCGCCTTCGTCTTCTACAGACCTCTTATTAGCATAAGTAAAAGCTACCTTCTGTACCGCAGTTTTATTATTACCACGGTTAGACATTACATAACCTTTTCCATTATCTGAAGTGAACGAAATGGCAAAATCATCTTCGCCACTATTAATTGGGCTACCAAGGTTAACTGCAAGATCTACATGTTTTTGACCTACTTGCGTCATATACACATCTAGTCCGCCTTGTCCTTTTCTACCTTCTGAAGCAAAGAACAACGTATTTGTTCCTACCACATTTGGGTACATATCATCTTTCTTAGTATTTACCTTTTGACCAAGGTTTTTAGAGACACCCATGCTACCATCTTTACGAATAGCAGATACATATATGTCATACTCACCAAAGGTACCTGGCATGTTAGAAGCAAAAAACAAACGTTTCCCGTCTGAAGATATAGAAGGGTGCATTGCAGACGCATGCTTAGGAGCAACCGCTACTTCCTTAATATTCTTCCACTCACCACGTACTTTTTCCGCTCTAAAAATCTTGTGCACTTCCTCACTTTTAGAAAAAACACCATATAAAGGTTTTACTTCTACCTTTTTACTAAAATAGGCTGTTTGTCCGTCTGGTGTTACCGCAACTGGCATCTTATAACCGTTGTGGTCTTCACTTTCTTCGCCTAAGAAGTTTCTGAGTTCGTTTTCAACAATAGTTTGATCATCTACTATAAACTGACCATCTTTTCGTTGAAAATCCAACTCTCTATACCTTTCTGTTAAAGGTTGATCCAATATATTCTTTGAATTATGTTTCTTTACTTTATAATCAGACTCAATTTGAGCGACCCAATCATTACTATCGGACCTGGTAGCTGATCCAACATTTTGATATTTAGTCTTTGCGTAATCATAACGCTTCTGATAGTTTTTACTTAAGGTGCCAGAACTGTTTACCTCTTTTAACTTATCATACCAAAACAAGGCGGTATCATAATTTTTGTTCAAGAAGTTGGCATTGCCCAAGTCTTCAAAGATGGCTTTATCCTTATACCCTTGTTTTTTAAGGTATTGGTAATTTTCCATCCTCTTGTTGGTTGCCTGGTGAATCTCTGTAGCATTACTACTACTGGAATACTGAGCAGTCATAGAACTGCAACAGCACGAAAAGACGCAGGCAAAAAGCACATTGTAGGTTAGCGCATTTTTCATAATAAATTCGATTAGGGGTTAATATCTTCGACAAAGTTCAGAAAAACTCTTATACCTACAGTTAGCAATAATTCATAGGTTTTCACTTAAATCATGCTTTTTTATGTTAAAATCATCGGTGAAATGCATTTTTATAGGTTTATGTACCAAAAAAACCGATAAAACTACTTTTCCTTTACTAGTAATTCTTACCAGTTTTAAATATTTCCTTGTTGAATAAAAACCTAGTAATCAAATGGTTTTTAAAAAAAAGTAAGAAATTTATTTAGTAGCATAGTCTATCATAGCATATTTTGTCGTATATTCGTACAAGAATAACTAGATAGCATTTAAAGTATAGCGTTACCTTTAACTTACTATGGCAAAAGAAAGTGTAAAGGATCGAATAATCTCAGCGGCATCTGACCTTTTTTATATAGATGGGTATAACCAGACGGGGATTAATAAAATTTTAGAAGTTGCTCAGGTTTCAAAAGATAGTATGTATCGGCATTTTAGGTCCAAAGAAGCCATTGCCGTTGCTTACTTAGAGAAGAGACATTGGTTATTCATGCAGGGCTTAGAGGAATTTGTAGTCAATGAAAAGGATGGAAACGATAAAGTACTTGCAGTATTTGATTGTATCGAATATTATATAGGAAAGTTTGAGTTTAGAGGCTGCGGATTTCAAAATATTATAACAGACTTGCCTAAGGGGCAGGATTCTATCGTAGAAGCTGTAAGAATACATATTAATGATTTTCATTTATTCATCTATAATGAACTTAAAAAGAATGCTATAGCCGACAAGAAAGCAAAAGAACTAAGTGCCGAAATATTTGTGCTATTAGAAGGTGCCCTAATATTATCACAAATTCAAAAAAGCACCGCCCCAATAAATGTAGGAAAGAGAGCCTGTAGAAAAATTTTAAATATGTAATTTTTTTTTGAAACAACCAAACAGACTGGTCTGTTCGTAAAACCAGCTAACAAACTATGAAACCGACACCACTTCAACCGTTTTCCATGGAAACTGCAAAAAAAAAGATCAAACAAGCACAAGAGGCCTGGAACACCAAATGCCCGACCAACGTTTTGACCCATTTTTCAATACAAAGTAAATGGCATAAAGGACCACTTTTAATAGAAGGTCACAAGGCTATAGAAGACTACTTAACGGACAAATGGAACAAAGAAGAAAACTATCAACTTAAACTGAAATACATGGCTCACACAGATATGAGTATTGCTGTTCAGTTTGTTTATGAATTTAAAACTGATGATGAGTTATGGTATCGCGCGTACGGAAACGAAACCTGGGAGTTAGATAAAAACGGGCTTATACAAAATCGCTTCATTAGAGTCAATGACTTCCCTATAGAAGAAGAAGAAAGAATGTTACATCTAGAGCATGTATCCATTTCCTAAAATTCCTTCAGACCGCTTGCCCTTCTGTAAAAATGATAAAGCAAAAAACAACTATTTTGTAATAATCCGTACTATGAATAAAAAGTTGGTTTTACCCGCATTTACGTTAAGAGCGGCCAAACAAAATATTCAGCGTATAGAAAATGCTTGGAATAGTAAAGACCCTACAAAGATTGCAACAGTCTATACTTCTAACTGTGAGTGGTACAATGGTCCCGATTTCTTGTGTGGCGGTTCTAGCCTTCAAACCTTTTTAAAAAATAAAAGAGAAAAAGAACTGGGCTTTAAGCTTAAACTAGAATACTGGGCACATACGGACAAGAGTATTGCCGTTAGGTTTGAATATGAATACCATACGGAAACAGGACAATGGCATCGCGCCTATGGAAACGAGACTTGGGAATTTACTGAAGATGGTCTTATAGAAAAACTTTTTATTAGAATTGTAAACTCTCCTATATGTGAGAGTGAAAGAGAATTATACTAAAGATTCTATTCATCGTCTCTTCGTATAAAGCACAATACAAATTCAATAGAGCTCTCTATTATTGTTCGTAACGGTTATACTTTGGTAAGTAAACTTATAACTTCTACCACTTGCCTAATGGTGTGATTGACCTTTTGGAGGTTAACATCATTTTAACGCCTTTAAAGTTGGTTTAGACCCTTAAGTACGACAAATGGAATGTAGAAAGAATTTATATTCAATTTTTTACTACACCTAAAAACAAACATATATAGATTTTAGACTATGAAAAAAATAGCAATTAACGGAATGGGCCGTATTGGCCGTACTGCATTAAAAGTAATGCTAGAAACACCAGAATTAGAGGTAGTAGCGGTTAATGATATCGCCTCCATAGAAAATATAGCTTATCTGTTGGAGTATGACAGTGTTCACGGAAAGTTCGAAAAATCAGTAGAATTCCAAGATGCTAGACTTATTGTAGACGGAAAAGACATTCGTTTCTTGAACGAAAGAAATCCAGAAGATCTTCCATGGAAAGAATTAGATATTGATGTCGTTGTAGAGAGTACTGGTATTTTTACCAATTATAATGATGCGGACAGACATATTAAGGCAGGTGCTAAAACCGTAGTATTATCGGGTCCTTCTAAAAGCCCTGAAGTTCCAACTGTTGTTCATGGTGTAAACTCCGAAGATGGCAAGACAAGTATCTTTTCTTGCGCTAGTTGTACTACAAATAACATTAGCCCAATTATAGAAATAATTGGTAGACGCATCGGAATCAAAAAAGCGATTATGACCACTATTCATGCCGATACAAGCTCTAACGCTATGGTAGATTCACCTAATAAAGGTAATTTTAGAATGGGGCGTTCAGGTATCAACAACCTTATACCCACAACAACAGGAGCAGCAGTAGCTACCACTAAAGCCTTACCAGAATATGCAGGAAAATTTGATGGTATGGCAGTTCGTGTTCCTGTGGCCGTTGGTTCTGTTTCCGATATCACCATCGTAACCGAAAAAACGGTTACTGCGGAAGAAGTCAATACAATATTAGAAGAAGAAGCCCAGACGGACCGTTATAAAAAAGTGTTACAGACCACATACGCTCCTTTGGTTTCTAGTGATATTATTAAAAGCCCTTACGGTTCTATTGCTGATTTATCTCTAACAAAAGTTGTAGATGGAGATTTACTTAAAGTATTGGCTTGGTATGATAATGAATGGGGCTTCACCAATCAAATGGTACGTCAGATATTGAGTTTATAAATCTGAATTTTATTAAGGTTCCCTTTTCTATTTACTTATATAGATTAAAACAGGTCAAGCTTTTATAGTTTGACCTGTTTTTACTTTATAGCCCTTGTACTTTTTTGTAATTTGATGCGATTTCTAAATTTCAAATTTTGAAGAGGATACTTGTTAGAAGCGCAATTTTTATATTAATGACTTATACCGGCAGCGCTCAAACCATTACAAAAGAACATTGGGGGAAAGTTAATGGCAAAGAAGTTTTGCTTTACACTATAACTAACACCAATAGTATGAAAATGCAGATTACTAATTTGGGCTGCATTATAACTTCCCTTTTTGTACCCGATAAAGATGGTAATCTAGATGACGTTGTTCTTGGCTTTGATAATTTAGAAGATTACCTAAACGGACACCCAAGTTTTGGAACAACGGTAGGCAGATACGCCAATCGCATAAAAAATGCGCAATTCGTACTAAATGATTCCGTTTACAAACTCACTGCAAATGCAGATGGAACTGCCATACATGGTGGAAACGAGTTTAGAGATGCCATTTGGGATGCTAAAACCATAACTTCAGAAAACGGACAAGGAATTCAGTTTCATTACCTCTCACCAGAGGGTTCCCATGGTTTTCCAGGAAATCTTGATGTTTACGCTACGTATCTGTTAAATGACAATAATGCAGTTCATGTAACTTTTGAAGCCACTACCGATAAAGATACCCACGTGAATATGACCAACCATAGCTACTTCAACCTGAACGGGGCAAATGAGTTGATATATAACCATGAACTAATGGTTGATGCGGACACCTACACAGAATTTGGTGAAGACATCACCCCCACTGGAACAATGCCCCTCTTAAAAGATATGGCTTGGGATCTTTCTACTATGACACGAATTGGAGATAAAGTACACGACATTCCCTTGAACGGATATCATCATTTTTATATTTTGAATAAAAAGGATGGTGAAATGAAAAAGGCTGCAGAGCTTATTGAACCCACCTCCGGAAGAAAATTAGAAGTATTTACCACACAACCGGGAATAACAGTTTATGCCAGCAATGGTTTGGACAATATCACAGGGAAATATAATATTGCCTATAAACCACATGCTGCCATTTGTTTGGAAACACACCACCATCCAGATGCCATGAACCATCACAATTTTCCTTCCACGGTACTAAAACCGGGTGAAAAATATTCTGAAGTTGTTATCTATGATTTTGGTACGCTACAATAAAAAATGTCCATCTTATGAGGTCTGATTGTCTCTTTTGAACGCTTCTATAACTTCAAGATGGTCTTTGTGAGGTCTACCTGCCGCCAGTTCATAATTGGATTCAATATCGTTAGAACCATTGCGGATTCCTTCATAAATACCAGCTATAATTGTTCCCATAAACTCACCTAATTCCGCTTTTCTTTCTTCGGCATAGTCTTCAACGGAAAGAGAATTGTATTGTAGGTCAAGACCATACACCTCATTGATAAGCTCGGCAAGCTTTAACTGAGTAATAGCTTCACCCATCAGGTTATAGATATGCCCGTTATGATCATTCTCCGAAAGCATTTGCGCATATGCATACCCCAACTCTCCTCGGCTGGTATACCCACATTTGCCATTGCCTGCACAATTTTTAATTTCTCCATCTTTTGCATAATGGTCTATATATTCCAAATCGGGTTCAATGTAAATCCCGTTTCTACCAATAGCCCACTCCAGTCCAGATTCAATAATATCTTGCTCTGTCTGACGATTACTTTTCACCACAGGGCTAAAGGCCGTTTGCTTTTCATCACCAATAATACTGGTATAAACAATTTTCTGAACACCGTTTTGCTTTGCAGCTTCAATGACATTTCTATGCTGCTGTATTCTTTTCTCAGGTGCATCCATTCCAGAAACCAAAAGAACAACATCTATATTCTTTAGAGCAGCATCAAAGTCCGGGCGACTGTTATAATCTCCCTTTCTTATCTCAACTCCTAGATTACTGGCTTTCTCCGGTGTGCGGGCAATACCCACTACATTGTCTTTCCCTACCTTATTTATAAGATGTCCTACAATAGATGCACCTAACTGACCACTGGCTGAAGTAACTGCTATTTTCATGATTTCTTTTATTTGTTGGATTACATTTTTGCTTTAAGCGCTTCTAGTTCTTTCTCTAGGTTATCTGCTTTTTCTTTAAATTTCTCCATAGCCTTTTTCATTTGGCCAATTTTCTTAAAAGCTTCTTCGTCTTGAACGGCCCGATAGGTAACCACACCGTCTTTCTCCTTTATTTTTGATTTACTACCACATGTTGGGCAAATTGCTATTTGACTCATAATTCTAATTTTAGAATACAAAGTTCTATGAATACAAAGCATTGGTAAAGGTTAATCAACTACCAAGAATGGTAAATCTGAGAACCTATTAAATTAAAAACTAGATTTAAATTCCTTTGGAGTAAGGTCTGTATGTTTCTTAAAGAACTTAGTGAAATTTGTAACCTCATCAAAACCAATGTCGTAGCTAATTTCTTTTAGACTTTTATCAGTGCTCAATAGTGCTCTCTTTATCTCTAACACCACATACTGGTCAATAAAATGTTTGGCTGTATTAAGAGTAAAGACGTTAACCACCTTGCTTAAATGCTTTGTACTTATCATTAGCTTTTGGGCATAATCCTTTACGTTTCTTGTGGTCCTAAAATTAGATTCTACCAGATTGTTAAACTGAAGAAATAAAGGGTAGTAATCACTATGTTGGGTTGACTTAATTGTTGAATTGGCCTCACGCTCTAATCTTAACAAGTAAAGCTCAAGAATTTTTGCCAAAATGTTTTGCTGGGCATAGCTGGGCTCAAGATTCATTTCTTCAATAATCTGCTCAATAAACGGCTCACAATTAGTGTTCTCTACCAGTGGGTCAGAAAGATGATAATTGTATAAATGGGAGATAAACTCAACTGAATATTTGGAAAAATATTTTAGCACAAAATCTTCCGTGAAGATGACAAGGAAACCCTTATAATCCATATCCTCCTGAAAGGAATGCACCTGTCCTTTTGCAATTTTTAAAACGCTCCCTTTTTTAATAGGATATTCTTTAAGGTCAACCCTATGAAAGCCACTACCCTCAGTAACCATAAGTAAGGCGAAGAAAGTAATACGATGCGGTTTGTTAGGGTTATGATCTAAACCTTCTACTATTTTTGCAGATAGGTCCGATATGCTTAGCACTTCAAACTCCTTGGTGTTTTCTTGCCCTTCAAACGCTATATTAGGAATGTTCTCCAATGAAGTTTTCTTTTCTGATTTTTAAATAGGCTCTTAAAGTTAACCAATAATAAAATACACTGGTTTGTTAGCGATGCTCACTTATACACATTACCGTATCTCCTTTATTTATTGGAGGTGTAGCTAGTTTATATAGAATAACACCGGAACTGGTTGCCTTGTACTCGGTAATGGTCTTCCCGAATTCATCAGTGGTACGGCCAACAATATCTCCTTTTTTTTACGGAATCACCTGCTTTTAGAGGACTATAAAAGATGCCCTTTTCATTTGACCTGATGTAGGTTTGGTGATTCAATTTAATTAAATCTGGTTTGGGAGTAGTTTTTGGCCCGTCGTACATGTTCATTTGAGCGAGCATACTATAAACTCCGGTCTTAATCAATTGAACCGATTCTTCTTGAACATTCCCTAGTTTACCAGCTTCAATGCTCAACGCGGTTTTCCCGTCTTGTACGGCTTGCTTAAACACATATTTGGCAGGATCTTCATCTTTTAATGTATAGGGATAAGAAACCACGTATTCAAAACCACTATTTTCAGAAAGTTCTTTTGCTTTTCTGGTTTGTTCCTGTTTCTGTTCATTATTGTAATAACAAATAAATGGAATTAGGTCTTCACATGCATCTCCACCATGGATATCCAAAAAAACATCGCTTACAGGAATAATTTTCTCCGTAATACTATATGTCATTCTTTGAGTTATAGAACCCGAAGCATCTCCCGGAAAAGCTCCGTTTAAATTTGTTTTATCCTGCGGATTCATAAAGGGCGTTCGCGTATAGAAAGAAGCCCTATTGGCTATGGGAATAAAAATAAGTGTGCCAGCCAGTTTATCCACATCAATTTCTTGCATTAACTCTTGTGTGGCTACAATGGGTGGATACTCAAACCCATGAACGCCCGCAACTATGGTAAAAACAGGACCATCTGTTTTTCCTTTTACAATTGAAACGGGCAAGTACCCTTCGTTGCCCAAATCATCAGTGACATCTATTTTAATATTCGTGGTCGTACCTCTTGTTTTCTCGTTAAAAACTTGCTTAAAGTTACCTTGTGCCAAGGAAATGGTCATAAAAAAAATAGTAATCCCGTAAATATTATTTTCGTTGTCTTTGGTAATATCATACGCTCATTTTTTCACGATTAGAATGTCTCGCGATTTGGGGAATTAAAAAGCGCTAAATATAGAGATTTGGGCTGTAAAGATTACAGCGATTCAACAACAATATAACAAAACTCTAATTAAGAATCAAAAGTGCTTTTTGTGGAATAAGAATTTTATCTATGGTATGAATAACTCCATTTGATGCCTCAATATCAAACTCCACAAAATTAGCCTTAAACTCAGAAGCATCCTGTAGCGCAAGTCCGCCAGAACCTTCAACTACATCTACTGCATCATCTTCAATTAAAGTGGGAAGCGAGCCTACTTTCAACTCGCTACGCGGAATAACCTGTGCCACGGCATGGCCTAAAATTATCTCTCTTAACGCCTGCTGTTCCAATATGTTAGAAAAATCCGAAAACGAATTATAATCGTCACCAAGTGTATTGAACAATTCCTCAATGGCTTCGTTCGTTGGAGCAAAAACAGTTAAGTCACCATCATTGAATCTACTTTCCAAATCTGCTTCTTCAATGGCCTCAGCGAACATAGAAAGGTCTTCGTTCCCATTTATCAACTCCATTAGTGAAGATGGGGATTCTGGAAATAAATCGGCAAGAACGGCCTCTGGAATCAAAACTTTATCAATGATATGGATAACTCCATTGGCAACTTGAATATCCGCTTCGGTAATCTTTGCGTCGATCTCTGTGGTATCAATAATATAAACATCACCATCTACCGTAATTTTTATCTCTTCGGATTGTAACGTTTCCAAAATGGTTCCGTTAGACAGTTCTGTTGAGAAATTGGCTCCACCAATAACAGCATGGTATTTTAATACTTGGGCAAGAATCTCTTTCTCTAGTTCCTCATCAAAATCCAGAACAGCCGCATACTCTTTTAAAGATTCCAAAAAATCGGCAAAAGCCTCATTACTTGGCACAAAAAATGTAACCGTTCCATTTTCGTCGGAAAGAGCATCCGTAAGGGTATTGTCAATTACATTCAAGGCATCCGAAGACATGGACAAACTCTCTTCAGAATCAATAAACTCTACGGCATTCAATAAGGATTCTTCCTCTGAGGTTTCCTCCTCCTCTTCTTCTGCAGTCTCTTCTCCAGTAATTTCTTCTTCCTCTTCCGTTTGTTCTTGGGCCACCTCTTCTTGATCCACATCGTCAATAGGGTCACTGTCATTTGAACACCCTATGGCTATTGCCAAAACCAAAATTAAAGAGGCTATA
This genomic interval from Zobellia roscoffensis contains the following:
- a CDS encoding M14 family metallopeptidase, with the translated sequence MTISLAQGNFKQVFNEKTRGTTTNIKIDVTDDLGNEGYLPVSIVKGKTDGPVFTIVAGVHGFEYPPIVATQELMQEIDVDKLAGTLIFIPIANRASFYTRTPFMNPQDKTNLNGAFPGDASGSITQRMTYSITEKIIPVSDVFLDIHGGDACEDLIPFICYYNNEQKQEQTRKAKELSENSGFEYVVSYPYTLKDEDPAKYVFKQAVQDGKTALSIEAGKLGNVQEESVQLIKTGVYSMLAQMNMYDGPKTTPKPDLIKLNHQTYIRSNEKGIFYSPLKAGDSVKKRRYCWPYH
- a CDS encoding aldose epimerase family protein; this encodes MKRILVRSAIFILMTYTGSAQTITKEHWGKVNGKEVLLYTITNTNSMKMQITNLGCIITSLFVPDKDGNLDDVVLGFDNLEDYLNGHPSFGTTVGRYANRIKNAQFVLNDSVYKLTANADGTAIHGGNEFRDAIWDAKTITSENGQGIQFHYLSPEGSHGFPGNLDVYATYLLNDNNAVHVTFEATTDKDTHVNMTNHSYFNLNGANELIYNHELMVDADTYTEFGEDITPTGTMPLLKDMAWDLSTMTRIGDKVHDIPLNGYHHFYILNKKDGEMKKAAELIEPTSGRKLEVFTTQPGITVYASNGLDNITGKYNIAYKPHAAICLETHHHPDAMNHHNFPSTVLKPGEKYSEVVIYDFGTLQ
- a CDS encoding SDR family oxidoreductase; translated protein: MKIAVTSASGQLGASIVGHLINKVGKDNVVGIARTPEKASNLGVEIRKGDYNSRPDFDAALKNIDVVLLVSGMDAPEKRIQQHRNVIEAAKQNGVQKIVYTSIIGDEKQTAFSPVVKSNRQTEQDIIESGLEWAIGRNGIYIEPDLEYIDHYAKDGEIKNCAGNGKCGYTSRGELGYAYAQMLSENDHNGHIYNLMGEAITQLKLAELINEVYGLDLQYNSLSVEDYAEERKAELGEFMGTIIAGIYEGIRNGSNDIESNYELAAGRPHKDHLEVIEAFKRDNQTS
- a CDS encoding AraC family transcriptional regulator yields the protein MENIPNIAFEGQENTKEFEVLSISDLSAKIVEGLDHNPNKPHRITFFALLMVTEGSGFHRVDLKEYPIKKGSVLKIAKGQVHSFQEDMDYKGFLVIFTEDFVLKYFSKYSVEFISHLYNYHLSDPLVENTNCEPFIEQIIEEMNLEPSYAQQNILAKILELYLLRLEREANSTIKSTQHSDYYPLFLQFNNLVESNFRTTRNVKDYAQKLMISTKHLSKVVNVFTLNTAKHFIDQYVVLEIKRALLSTDKSLKEISYDIGFDEVTNFTKFFKKHTDLTPKEFKSSF
- a CDS encoding fasciclin domain-containing protein — translated: MKMMITIKFLKNIASLILVLAIAIGCSNDSDPIDDVDQEEVAQEQTEEEEEITGEETAEEEEEETSEEESLLNAVEFIDSEESLSMSSDALNVIDNTLTDALSDENGTVTFFVPSNEAFADFLESLKEYAAVLDFDEELEKEILAQVLKYHAVIGGANFSTELSNGTILETLQSEEIKITVDGDVYIIDTTEIDAKITEADIQVANGVIHIIDKVLIPEAVLADLFPESPSSLMELINGNEDLSMFAEAIEEADLESRFNDGDLTVFAPTNEAIEELFNTLGDDYNSFSDFSNILEQQALREIILGHAVAQVIPRSELKVGSLPTLIEDDAVDVVEGSGGLALQDASEFKANFVEFDIEASNGVIHTIDKILIPQKALLILN